One window of the Caldisericia bacterium genome contains the following:
- the dnaN gene encoding DNA polymerase III subunit beta, with amino-acid sequence MLKVNKKEFVDGLSVVGKVVRTTPTMPILSNVKIEVKEGRGKIIGTDLEIGVIYYFNCEGDDTEFLVSEKLLEDIVKSLSDETFTIDVDEGFIEIKTKSNLYKVRTVNDEFPFISIENVDKRLDFKTEDIKKGLKKVNFSIGLPERTRIEFTSALFEIKKDMVKIVGTDGNRLALYRNGDFKRDEKEFEFLVPKQSINMLINILSFEKKDTITFGFSGKSFYYEGDKIYFISRLGQGKFPDYEMVLPKENSNFLVLNREELIKALSRINLITREGTGKVTFERVDDTLKLYGFSTEVGEGVENIDIVEGNLKNKVKIFLDTKRVIEGIKYIDDEKIKMLVFDPEAPITFKGLNDENFLYIIMPYRSE; translated from the coding sequence ATTTGTTGATGGACTATCAGTTGTAGGGAAAGTTGTAAGAACCACTCCAACAATGCCTATTCTCTCCAATGTTAAGATAGAGGTGAAAGAGGGAAGAGGAAAAATTATTGGAACTGACCTTGAGATAGGAGTTATTTATTATTTTAACTGTGAGGGAGATGATACAGAGTTTCTTGTATCAGAAAAACTCCTTGAGGATATAGTTAAATCTCTATCTGATGAGACATTTACAATAGATGTGGATGAGGGATTTATTGAGATAAAAACAAAGAGTAATCTATACAAAGTAAGGACAGTAAACGATGAATTTCCTTTTATAAGTATAGAAAATGTGGATAAAAGGTTAGATTTTAAAACTGAAGATATTAAAAAGGGGTTAAAAAAGGTAAACTTCTCCATTGGTTTACCTGAAAGAACAAGAATAGAGTTTACATCAGCTCTCTTTGAAATAAAGAAAGATATGGTAAAGATTGTTGGAACAGATGGTAATAGGCTTGCCCTTTATAGAAATGGAGATTTTAAAAGAGATGAGAAAGAGTTTGAGTTTTTGGTTCCAAAACAGAGTATAAATATGCTTATAAATATCCTGTCTTTTGAAAAGAAAGACACTATAACCTTCGGATTTTCAGGAAAGAGTTTCTATTATGAAGGGGATAAGATTTACTTTATATCCCGTCTTGGTCAGGGAAAGTTTCCTGATTATGAGATGGTTCTTCCAAAAGAAAATAGTAATTTTTTAGTCCTTAATAGAGAAGAACTTATAAAAGCACTTTCAAGGATTAACTTAATAACAAGGGAAGGAACTGGAAAAGTTACATTTGAAAGAGTGGATGATACCCTTAAACTCTATGGTTTTTCCACAGAGGTTGGGGAAGGTGTGGAAAATATTGATATTGTTGAAGGAAACTTAAAGAATAAAGTCAAGATTTTTCTTGATACAAAGAGAGTTATAGAGGGAATTAAATATATTGATGATGAGAAAATTAAGATGCTTGTGTTTGATCCAGAAGCCCCAATTACATTTAAAGGTCTTAATGATGAAAACTTCCTTTATATTATAATGCCCTATAGGTCTGAATGA
- the recF gene encoding DNA replication and repair protein RecF (All proteins in this family for which functions are known are DNA-binding proteins that assist the filamentation of RecA onto DNA for the initiation of recombination or recombinational repair.) yields the protein MIIKSIKILTFRNIESISVNFNDSINLIIGSNGSGKTNFLNAIYYVSSGKTMNNLSENDIPMFPEDSFYLCGEFEGNDGEIKIEIVSKNKRKIVSKNGVPLSGIREITGIVPIVFFNFRTKDIILKEPELRREFMNNFLSIVDNKYKDFLLQYQEVLKAKNSILKKIKEKDDFYLSTLLSTLNERMYEKGIYIQEKRSEFLTMLKRKMDERGFMDVSIDYQPRLITPQELNKKRDEEIERGFSLIGPHLDDIFFNVKGLSLKNFFSLGEVEEFTLNLIFSVWEIMREITGEDPIILLDDIFETMDEEKIKKLPHLLYNLKQVMITSFDERIVPVELRESGSTFLMRRGRLEEVKGST from the coding sequence ATGATTATAAAAAGTATAAAAATTTTAACCTTCAGAAACATAGAGAGTATCTCTGTAAATTTCAACGATAGTATAAATTTGATTATAGGCTCCAATGGGAGTGGAAAGACAAATTTTCTCAATGCAATATATTATGTCTCCTCTGGAAAAACCATGAACAATCTCAGCGAAAATGATATACCCATGTTTCCAGAAGACTCTTTCTACCTTTGTGGGGAGTTTGAGGGAAATGATGGAGAGATAAAGATTGAGATAGTATCAAAAAATAAAAGAAAGATAGTCTCAAAAAATGGTGTTCCTCTATCAGGTATCAGGGAGATAACAGGTATTGTTCCAATAGTTTTTTTTAATTTTAGAACAAAAGACATTATTCTAAAGGAGCCAGAGCTTAGGAGAGAGTTTATGAATAATTTTCTCTCCATAGTGGACAACAAATATAAAGACTTTCTCCTTCAGTATCAGGAGGTCCTTAAGGCAAAAAACAGCATTCTTAAAAAAATAAAGGAGAAAGACGATTTCTATCTTTCCACACTCCTTTCAACATTAAATGAAAGGATGTATGAAAAGGGAATATATATACAGGAGAAGAGGAGTGAATTTTTAACCATGTTGAAGAGGAAGATGGATGAGAGGGGTTTTATGGATGTGTCTATAGATTATCAGCCAAGATTAATTACTCCTCAGGAGCTAAATAAAAAAAGAGATGAAGAGATAGAGAGGGGATTTAGTCTTATAGGACCCCATTTAGATGACATATTTTTCAATGTAAAGGGGCTTAGTTTAAAGAATTTCTTCTCCTTGGGCGAAGTGGAGGAGTTTACATTGAATCTTATCTTCTCTGTGTGGGAGATAATGAGGGAGATAACGGGTGAGGATCCAATAATTTTGTTGGATGATATATTTGAGACAATGGATGAGGAAAAGATTAAAAAGTTGCCTCATTTGTTGTATAATTTAAAACAGGTGATGATTACATCTTTTGATGAAAGAATTGTTCCAGTGGAACTTAGAGAGAGTGGTTCCACTTTTTTAATGAGGAGAGGAAGGCTTGAAGAAGTTAAGGGAAGTACTTGA